CGACAGCGCCTAATTCTGCCAATCCCTGCCCCAATTCCTCGGCTTTGTCATATTCAGCAGACGTGCAGTTTGCCCCGCCAATGACCGATATTTGAAATCCGAATTTTTCTTTATTCATATAATCGGGGCGACTGGATTTGAACCAGCGACCTCACGGTCCCGAACCGTGCGCTCTACCAAGCTGAGCCACGCCCCGTAAAATTTATCCATTAGACCAGCCATATTTTCCTATCAATTTCACAAAAAGGCAACTGCAAATCTTCTCTTCAATAAGCTCATCGCCTCTTTTTATAATTCTAACAAGGTCTTGAGATGACTCTGTGCCAATAGGAGCAACGAGCCGTCCTCCATCTTTAAGTTGTTTGAGAAGGTTTTCAGGCACCGATGGAGCGGCGGCAGTTATTATTATTGCGTCAAATGGCGCTTTATCTTTCCAACCATATGTACCGTCAAAGGTCCTTGTGCTTATATTTGTATAGCCAAGTTCATCCAAAATCTTTCTAGCTCTCGTTGTAAGAGCTCCAATCCTTTCAATCGAATATACTTCACTTGCGATTTCAGCCAGTATAGCAGTTTGATATCCTGAACCTGTGCCAATCTCAAGGACTTTCTCTTCACCTTGAAGCAACAATGATTGTGTCATCAATGCTACAATATAAGGTTGAGAGATTGTTTGTCCCTCTCCTATAGGAAGCGCTGAATCAGTATATGCCTTATACTCGATGCTTTTTGGAACAAAAAGATGGCGGGGAACCTTTCTCATTGCAAAGAGTACTTTTACATCAGTTATGCCTCTTTCAACCAATTGTTCTTCAATCATCTTCTCCCGCAATGCCAAGTAATCGTTCATCGTTTTTCAAACTATAAAATCTATTAAACAATTTGTTTGAGATTATATCTTCAAGTCCCATTCAAGTAATTCATCTACAAAGCTGTAATTTGTCAAATCAGTACTCAATGGAGTTATGGAAATCATATTATTGGAAAGAGCAACATAATCCGTAAATTGGGCTGCCTCTCTGCCCGACAATGCTCTTTTATCATCCTTCATTATTGAAGAAAAAGGGCTGTTTGAAGAATTTCTTCTTCCCTGAATTGTAATTCTAACTCCTTCTATCAATTCTGCAGGTAGATTTGGAACATTAATATTT
The nucleotide sequence above comes from Candidatus Schekmanbacteria bacterium. Encoded proteins:
- a CDS encoding protein-L-isoaspartate(D-aspartate) O-methyltransferase, with protein sequence MNDYLALREKMIEEQLVERGITDVKVLFAMRKVPRHLFVPKSIEYKAYTDSALPIGEGQTISQPYIVALMTQSLLLQGEEKVLEIGTGSGYQTAILAEIASEVYSIERIGALTTRARKILDELGYTNISTRTFDGTYGWKDKAPFDAIIITAAAPSVPENLLKQLKDGGRLVAPIGTESSQDLVRIIKRGDELIEEKICSCLFVKLIGKYGWSNG